The proteins below are encoded in one region of Stigmatopora argus isolate UIUO_Sarg chromosome 2, RoL_Sarg_1.0, whole genome shotgun sequence:
- the LOC144093057 gene encoding uncharacterized protein LOC144093057, with protein sequence MKVHLFEFILQAAESYTKVFHLSSPRPLVYFLLEFSFVTQVLLVASSTHVCLSKPCLFISPFRIVCIIRPMSRDSHFSTPSSTVHTLSLIASLRLGPATHSRPSSIGTLLRKLQVNLRLEDLTGFKDQVTKSTPAEHSLTITCQGGNIYSNNYKVTSSVKRHATTARQQR encoded by the exons ATGAAAGTGCATCTGTTTGAATTCATCCTCCAAGCAGCAGAGTCATATACAAAAGTTT TTCACCTGTCATCTCCCCGCCCCCTGGTGTATTTCCTGCTTGAATTCTCTTTTGTGACCCAGGTGCTTCTGGTTgcctcgtcaacccatgtctgccTGTCTAAACCCTGTTTGTTTATCAGTCCTTTTCGGATCGTCTGCATTATTAGGCCCATGTCCCGTGATTCTCATTTCTCCACGCCCTCCAG CACAGTCCATACCCTGTCTTTGATTGCTTCGCTGCGTTTGGGTCCTGCTACGCATTCACGACCTAGCTCCATCGGGACACTCCTGAG GAAATTACAAGTGAACCTCAGGCTTGAAGATCTCACTGGATTTAAAGATCAAGTAACAAAATCAACCCCAGCTGAGCATTCACTGACGATTACCTGTCAAGGTGGAAACATCTACAGCAACAACTACAAAGTAACAAGCTCAG TTAAGCGGCACGCGACGACGGCGAGGCAACAGAGATGA